A region from the Neurospora crassa OR74A linkage group V, whole genome shotgun sequence genome encodes:
- a CDS encoding FPD1 — protein MAPTTIRTPPALADFKPLEEHLRQTPETFFGGKPVLYYHATGAKAWIPKSQRGRLPFFPADLEAEPTAPESAALSEGAEETVEQKVDLYVNSQNLTIFSPSAEVGFEIPYPVISIHAIKTIGTGETKYPSVFLQLELSPDGGADDDDFETVELTLIPQPAPATESQQTEIEEEPTIGKKQPDNEATKLYKAISACSDLNPDPVEEGDEDEDYDDDRIVFEGDAIEGFQGVFAGSNSGGLPPPMPGSSGWITAENVHEYFDEQGNWIGGEEVEIEIEGEEDGGVNGGELGEGAGTVRRREDVEDPAGGGSGEKEDQGENKRARIE, from the exons ATGGCTCCTACCACGATCCGAACGCCGCCCGCTCTTGCGGACTTCAAGCCTCTTGAAGAGCACCTCCGGCAAACTCCCGAGACATTCTTTGGCGGAAAGCCAGTCCTCTACTACCATGCGACCGGCGCAAAGGCCTGGATTCCCAAGTCGCAGCGCGGCAGGTTGCCCTTCTTCCCGGCCGACCTCGAGGCCGAACCTACAGCTCCTGAAAGTGCCGCTTTGAGTGAGGGTGCTGAGGAAACCGTTGAGCAGAAAGTTGATCTCTACGTCAACTCCCA AAACCTCACGATATTTTCACCTTCCGCCGAAGTTGGCTTTGAGATCCCCTACCCCGTGATTAGCATTCACGCGATCAAGACCATTGGCACCGGCGAAACAAAGTACCCCTCCGTCTTCCTCCAGCTCGAGCTCTCCCCCGACGGcggcgccgacgacgacgactttgaAACCGTCGAACTCACCCTCATCCCCCAACCTGCTCCTGCCACCGAATCCCAACAAACCGAAATCGAGGAGGAGCCAACAATCGGCAAGAAACAACCCGACAATGAAGCAACAAAACTTTACAAAGCCATCTCCGCTTGCTCCGATCTCAACCCCGACCCCGTCGAAGAAggcgacgaagacgaagattACGACGATGACAGGATAGTCTTTGAGGGCGATGCCATCGAAGGTTTCCAGGGCGTGTTTGCGGGGTCGAATTCGGGAGgtctgccgccgccgatgccTGGTAGTTCCGGGTGGATCACGGCGGAGAACGTGCACGAGTACTTCGATGAACAGGGGAATTGGATCGGtggcgaggaggttgagatCGAGAtcgaaggagaggaagacggTGGCGTAAATGGAGGAGAGCTTGGAGAAGGTGCTGGTAccgtgaggaggagggaggatgtAGAGGATCcggctggtggtggaagtggagAAAAGGAAGATCAGGGTGAGAATAAGAGGGCTAGGATTGAGTAG